In Fibrobacter sp. UWP2, the sequence CCTCGGGAGTCGTCCCCAAGATCAAGGACCTTGTGGACCGCAACACACCCTGCTGCCTTGCGGTAAGCCTCAACAGCACAAACAACGAATACCGCTCCTCTGTGATGCCCGTGAACAAGACGTGGCCCATAGAGAAACTCCTGGAAGCGGTGGACGAGTACATCCGCCGCACCGACAACTACGTGACCTTTGAATTCGTCCTGATCCAAGACATCACCTGCACGCCCAAGGCGGCCAAGGAGCTCATCCGCATTTGCGCCCCCCGCCGCGTGAAGGTGAACGCCATCGTACTAAACGACGGTGACGACCCGACGCTCCACGCGCCGACCCCGGAACAGGTCGAAGATTTCCTCGCCCTAGTGCGAGCAGCCGAAATTCAAATAACGATCCGCAACCCCCGTGGCAGGGACATCCTCGCCGCGTGTGGGCAACTAGCGTACAAAAAGGAAGGTAAAAAATGTTAACGCAAAACCTCCCGGAATTCTGGGACAACCTCTATGCCGACGGCAAGGATTACTGGAATTTCAAGAAGGCGACACCGGCCCTGCTTGAATTTTTCAAGCATCCCTCCTGCCCCGCTACCGGCACAGTGCTGATACCGGGCGCCGGGTTTGGCTACGATGCCGAAGCATGGGCTTTGCGCGGCCACGACGTGCTCGCCGTGGACTTCGCCCCCACCGCCGTTGACGAACTGGACCACCTGAGCCGCAAGCACAAGAACCTGCGCTCCCTCGACCTGGACTTGTTCACGCTCTCCCCCAAGGACACAAAGCGCGGCGGTCAGCAATTTGACATTGTTTACGACTACGGCACGTTCTCGGCAATCCACCCAGGGCGTCGCGACGAATTCTTTGAAGTTTGCTACAAGATGCTCAAGGACGAAGGACTTTTCATTTGCCTCATGTACCCGCTGATGAACGGGAAGTCCCTGCAGGGGCCTCCGCACTGCACCAGCGAAGGCGAGCTCATGGCCCGTCTCGACGGCGTCTTTGACATTGTCGAGCGCATCCCCGTGAAAGAGAGCTTCCCCGGTCGCGAAGGCAAGGAAGAGTTCTGGCTCATGAAGAAAGTCGTGTAATGCAATGTAAAATGTGTAATGTGTGGGGGTGACTAAAACTTAAAACTGCCGCATAGAAAGAAAATCATAAAGATTGCTATTTTTCTTGGCAAACACTAGGTTTTTCTCAAAGCGAGCAACGCAAGCGACCTCACTCCTCAAACCTCATACCTAACAAGGATTAAACTATGTCTAAAGATTTATGCCCCTGCGGAAGCGGAAAAGAATACGGCGAATGCTGCGAACCCATCATCAAAGGCACTGCTCTTGCTTCGTCCCCCGAAGCCCTGATGCGCTCCCGCTACACCGCCTACGCCAAGCACGAAATCAAGTGGCTCAAGGACTCCCTCGAAGCCACCCAGCGTGACGACTTTGACGAACCGAGCGTGGACGCCTGGAGCCGCGAATCCGAATGGCTCGGCATCGAAATCAAGCAGACCAAGACTGAAGAAGAAAAGAATATCGGCTGGGTCGAGTTCATTGCCCGTTTCAAGCAGGGCAACATCACCCGCAACCACCACGAGCTGGGCGAGTTCCACAAGGTGGGCGGCGCTTGGTTCTTCTACGACGGTCGTGCCGTGAAGCAGGAAACCGTTCGTCACGAAGGTCCGGTGGTCGGTCGTAACGACCCGTGCCCGTGCGGATCTGGCAAGAAGTACAAGAAGTGCTGCGGCGCTGGCAAGTAAGGAATAAGAGATGTTCAAAGTTTTCGTAGATGGTGAAGCAGGGACTACAGGCCTGCAGATTTATGAGAGACTCGCAAAGCGCACCGACATCGAAGTGTTGCGTATTTCTCCCGAACTCCGCAAGGATACCGCCGAACGCAAGCGACTCATCAACGAGTCCGACGTGACGTTCCTTTGCCTGCCCGACGCTGCGGCGGTTGAAAGTGCAGCCCTCTGCGAAAACCCGAACACCCGCGTGATTGATGCCTCCACGGCGCACCGCGTGAACCCGGCCTGGACCTACGGCATGCCGGAACTCAGCCCCGCACAGCGCGAAGCCATCGCGAAAGCCAAGCGCATCGCGAACCCCGGCTGTCATGCCTCGGGCTTTATCCTGGGCGTTCACCCGCTGGTTGCCGCCGGCATTTTGCCGAAGAGCGCAAACCTCGCCGCCTACAGCATCACCGGTTACTCTGGCGGCGGCAAGAAACTGATTGCCGAATACGAAGAAGCCGCAGCCCTTTCGCATGCCGCCGGCGAATCGAAGGCCATCATGGCGCCCGCCCCGTACGCGCTTGCGCTTGCCCACAAGCATCTCCCCGAAATGAAGAAGTACTGCGAACTCGATAACACGCCGTTCTTCAACCCGGTGCTCGGCCCCTACTACAAGGGCATGGCGGTGACCGTCGCTATCTTCGCGAATGAACTCACCAAGAAGGTCGGCCCCGAAGGCCTCACCGAAATCCTCGCCAAGCATTACGAAGGTTCCCGCTTTGTGAAGGTGATGCCCTATGAAGCAGCCCCCGTGCTGTTCAACGGCCGCCTTGACGCCACCGTCTGTAACGATACGAACAACGCCCGCATCCAGGTGTTCGGCAACGAGAACGTAATGCAGGTGACGACGATTATCGACAACCTGGGCAAGGGCGCCAGCGGCGCCGCCATCCAGAACATGAATATCGCCCTCGGGCTAGACGAAGGAATCAGCCTTTAATGTTTTTAGACGAAAAATCAATCGAAGTGCGTTCCGGCAAGGGCGGAGACGGCATCTGCAGTTTCCACCGCGAAAAGTTCGTACCCCTGGGAGGCCCGGACGGCGGTGACGGCGGGCGCGGCGGCCACGTGATTCTCCAGGTGAACGAGCAGTACTCCACGCTCCTCGACATGGGCAACGCACGCCTGTACAAAGCCGGCAACGGCCAGCCGGGTGGAGCGAAGCGCTGCACCGGGCGTAGCGCCGAAGACCTCGTCGTCGATGTCCCGCGCGGCACAATCGTCAAGGATTCCGACGGGCGCATTCTCGCCGACCTCACGCAGCCGGGCCAGAAGTGGATTGCGGCGCGCGGCGGCAAGGGCGGCATGGGAAACCAGCATTTCGCCACCCCCAAGATTCAGGCTCCGCGCAAGTGCACGCCCGGCGAAAAGGGCGAAAAGCGCGAACTCTTTTTGGAACTCAAGCTCATGGCAGACGTCGGCCTCGTCGGGTTCCCGAACGCAGGCAAGTCGAGCCTAGTCCACAAGATTTCGAGCGGACGCCCCAAGGTGGGCGACTACCCCTTCACAACGCTCGAGCCGGTGCTCGGTATCGTACAAGTGAACGGACATAGCTTCGTGGTCGCCGATATTCCGGGACTCCTGGAAGGGGCAAGCGAAGGCAAGGGCCTGGGCCACCAGTTCCTCAAGCACATCGAGCGCACGCACACTCTTTTGTTTGTCATCGACGGCTTTGCCGAAAACGCCTACGAGCAGTTCAAGGTCCTGAAGGACGAACTCAAGGCATTCCACCCCAAACTCGCCGAGAAACCCTTTGTGGTAGCCCTCAACAAGGACGATCTCGGGATAGAGGCCGCCATCAAAGAATTCAAGAAGCACAGACAAAAAGTGGTGGTCACTTCGG encodes:
- a CDS encoding methyltransferase, which produces MLTQNLPEFWDNLYADGKDYWNFKKATPALLEFFKHPSCPATGTVLIPGAGFGYDAEAWALRGHDVLAVDFAPTAVDELDHLSRKHKNLRSLDLDLFTLSPKDTKRGGQQFDIVYDYGTFSAIHPGRRDEFFEVCYKMLKDEGLFICLMYPLMNGKSLQGPPHCTSEGELMARLDGVFDIVERIPVKESFPGREGKEEFWLMKKVV
- a CDS encoding YchJ family protein is translated as MSKDLCPCGSGKEYGECCEPIIKGTALASSPEALMRSRYTAYAKHEIKWLKDSLEATQRDDFDEPSVDAWSRESEWLGIEIKQTKTEEEKNIGWVEFIARFKQGNITRNHHELGEFHKVGGAWFFYDGRAVKQETVRHEGPVVGRNDPCPCGSGKKYKKCCGAGK
- the argC gene encoding N-acetyl-gamma-glutamyl-phosphate reductase, coding for MFKVFVDGEAGTTGLQIYERLAKRTDIEVLRISPELRKDTAERKRLINESDVTFLCLPDAAAVESAALCENPNTRVIDASTAHRVNPAWTYGMPELSPAQREAIAKAKRIANPGCHASGFILGVHPLVAAGILPKSANLAAYSITGYSGGGKKLIAEYEEAAALSHAAGESKAIMAPAPYALALAHKHLPEMKKYCELDNTPFFNPVLGPYYKGMAVTVAIFANELTKKVGPEGLTEILAKHYEGSRFVKVMPYEAAPVLFNGRLDATVCNDTNNARIQVFGNENVMQVTTIIDNLGKGASGAAIQNMNIALGLDEGISL
- the obgE gene encoding GTPase ObgE; this encodes MFLDEKSIEVRSGKGGDGICSFHREKFVPLGGPDGGDGGRGGHVILQVNEQYSTLLDMGNARLYKAGNGQPGGAKRCTGRSAEDLVVDVPRGTIVKDSDGRILADLTQPGQKWIAARGGKGGMGNQHFATPKIQAPRKCTPGEKGEKRELFLELKLMADVGLVGFPNAGKSSLVHKISSGRPKVGDYPFTTLEPVLGIVQVNGHSFVVADIPGLLEGASEGKGLGHQFLKHIERTHTLLFVIDGFAENAYEQFKVLKDELKAFHPKLAEKPFVVALNKDDLGIEAAIKEFKKHRQKVVVTSALTGEGCVELQQILDEMVPHKQKKTVGWAKKG